The window CTCCACTTCCTTGCGGGTTGAACTCATAACCCTGACCACCTGAGTTTCAGCTATGTCCAGAATAAAAGaagtcagtttaattaaaagctttttttttgttctcccaGTTCTGACTGTCTTCTTGGTTTCTCTATGCACTCGCAGTTAGTACACGAAacgcagagcatcttgtttttaACGACCCAATTTATTCTCGGGTTCGGTTAAAAATGGGGCCTTGCAGAGGAAACATGTCTGTTTGACAGGTGAACTCTCAGAGGAATGGTATGTTCCTGAAAGCACACATGGCTCTTCAAGGAATCAAAGCTATAATTAACCCCGCAGGCAGTTgttctactttttaaaagagatgAAACTCAGATAACTGACgattcaacttttcttttttttctctctctcacctCAGCACGTGAATATATGTGAGGATGCTCGTAAAGATGCATTTTCAAAGCTGTAAATTATCCCTCCAGCTGTTCTTGCTCCCGACTTAAAAGATATATGGCATGCACTGCACTTTCAATAGCAAAGGAGGTTCAGTGTCACTCAGGTTTGAGTACATTTCCTTTGTAATTCCGAGTGCCTTTTAACTGACTCACAAGCGAAGAAATGTTAATGTCACTTATAGAGCTAAAAATGTAGAGCAACCACAGCTGTTTTAAACCCTTAATTGTCTGGCACAGGTTTACAAAATTTAGATGCAGTTAGCACCCCTGTCTGTAGGTGGAGCTCGTGAGCAGATCTGCTTTGATCAAAGGAAGGGAAAATTGTGTGGATGCCAAGAAGCGTTTAGCTGCAGACCTTGGGAAAGGGAAAGCTCCAGCCCACGTGACCGGGAAATATACGATCTGCAGTCACGAGAACCCACGAGAATGAAGTTGGAGTTTCTCCACCAGGCAGTAGTTGTAGCGTCATCTTTTGTTTTCCGCAATTATTATTTGCAAATGAGaaatatgtatgtatgtggTGGGAGATATAGGGTTTGATCACGTCTTGGATTACATTTTCAAATAGAGAAAATGTAGTTCTGGTGGTTGGAGCTGAGTTGTTTACATGGATGGAGATTACAGACTTTCCCTTTGATCTGCAGTTAGGCCCCTCTTATTAATGCTGATTCAACAATAacacaattgttttcctgtttttaaatatttttttcccccgtaCGTATTTTGCACTTTAACTGCTTCTGcataaatgtagcttttttagccattcaaatatcaaaacattcagctcattcaggagatggatgctttgacttttggtgtttgtaacttttgtgtttttgctacttttagcaagccTTATGATAcgtttggcttttagctagcctcttgctaattttagcttttaagtagctctttgctgcttttagtgagcatttttagctattattttgcctcctttatctttaacaactcagttttagccctcagcattcacactgtatttttgcagaaaatacaaattatctcatgaatccTTGTTATTAAAGCAATTTGTGAATCGAATGTAGTTTAtcttaaaaatctgaactgtatATTAAgttggttgtaaaaaaaaaaaagaagtcaagtttgtctgtcatgttagcaaaatatctcatgaaccactggaaagcttttaatgaaactctctgaaaggaatcattggttgtacatctataactcattaacctttggagtcagtctgataTAAGagagccaccacagctaatcgaccttagcgaacacagaaatggttataacGCCATCAgatttacaggtattgagctcaaatttggtgtagttGAGCATTATTCCTTCAAAAATACTCTCAGCACTAacaactttggcatgcaaggcagtgggAAATATttcttccttcaaggaatgctaggtttgtttttccacaccAAACTGTCGATGTTCTCTCTcgttttttagtgttttccacCTGGTTTAAGGAGCGTTTTTTCATGTGTGCAAAAAGTGAATACGGTTTAGGTGGAAGTTTCAGAAACGTCCATGGCAGCCAGTTATTTTTCACACTTGAACCACGTTTTCGGCCTTTTTTGAGgttcttgtttttgtagtgAAAGCACCTATAAACTCCTTCCTTTGTCCCTTTCCCGTGTCGTGATCTGTGTGTGCTTCAGACTTTCTGCTTTTGTCAGCTCCGTGTGTGATACACAACCACAATAGGACAATTGCTTGACCTCAGGTTGAACTACCATACAATTCAAACCCGGATTAGAAAACACACCCTCAGCACACTCTCACactctcacactcacacacacacacacacacacacacacacactgagctccCACCTGGCTGCAGGCTCTTTGTTTTTTCGGAGCCGGGCAAAGGGCGAGGCTTCACTCATCACGTTCACACCCTTCCTGGCCCCGCCAGCGAGCATCCTGCTCTCTTATTGGTCCGCTCCCCATCTGGTccgtgtatttgtgtgtgttttcctgtatGTGGGTTTTCCCGCATGTGTGAGCTATAGGGGCGAGATGGCTTGTGTTCTTGCCCATttgttaataattaaaggctAACTTGTCTCCAGACTGTGGACTTTAAtcaggtcacacacacactcagtccCTCAGGGAACATTCTTTGACAGTACATGTTGCCTTAATGCTTcagtgaacaaacacacactctctcacgcacacacagaaTGGCACTCTTAAACACACTCATTTAGGCACAAACAGTCAACCCTTCTGCACCTGGCCATCCAGAGTTAAGGTAACTGGAACCACATTGGAAACCTCACACCCTTTTATCCAAATAGTTGAGCTCTCTgtaggtggtgtgtgtgtgtgtgttttagatgtGAAGTGTGAAGTTTCACTGTCTTGTCTTTGACACCAGCAAGTTTCCAGTCACATCCACCTGCAGTGAGTGATAATCTCATAAAATGATGCACCCTGGGGTTGTTTGTCAGGTTATTTTCAGTTAATATTTGTGATGATGAATGTCAAACAGAcatttgtacacacacacacacacacaccagattGCAGTTGAAGATTGTGAACATAAAGAgcacaaaatgtttattaaccTTATTAAATCTTATTGAAACATAAccattgttttctctttttgagcTCTTACAAATcaagtttttcagttttggttttctgtcatgTCGCCCGATGTGTCACGTAAAATGTCACAAAGTCTtacagaatttttttcttttttctttttgcacttgTGTCATCAATCATCCGATGACCTGTCTGATTTATCTGACCCACTGTGGGACCGCTCTCCTTAGGTTGGAACCCTGAACTGTTGATGATTTTCCTTTTATGTACAATTAACATGTATTACATTAGAATAAGTaagttttaaagtatttttattaaagcttttcCCTCAAGCTGGAGTTCAAAggttatttgatttaaaaaaataagagcttATGTTTAGGATGTtgtcaaacaggaaatgacatcGGAGCCAGGTGAATCGGGCTGTATTTCGCAATTTacccattttaaataaacaaggtGGAGACACTGCTGCTCTGGCATGCAATAAGTgatgttttctacatttttaggACCTGAGGAGCAACAGTAGAGGCTCAGACATAGCAGATTACTAATTGTGTTTGCTAGATAAAGGGAAAACTCATGACTGTTGCATGGAAACCAAAGAATCATTCAGGAAGTTTTAGATTAGAGTGAGCTTTGCTAGAAAATTGCTGCCCATTTATCatcaatgggtttttttttggtcttcacACGAAATTTAATGTCAAATGATCGTTGACTGTGTGGGGTGAGATTTTGGTGATTCATGTATGCTGACgactgtgtgttttattttgtaggagcCTGGTCTATGCAGCCATGCTGATGTATGATTACCCTCCAAAGACAGACATGGAGACGGTAAgacatgtgtgtctgtgtctctgtaaACATTGCTTTGGATACTTGGGAGCTGGATTTTTGTGTGCCTCCATCATGCCTGGACATGTTGGCCATGATTCCCGCCTCCAAGGCGCACCAATACTCACACCATTGCACACACCTACGCACACTCCTGCTACGTGTCTAGACTGACTGGTTCCCACATTCCTGCTCTTCCTGGACAAACAAGCTGCTGTACAGTAGACATTTGCATACAATggttacacacacactgccagGCTAATGGACACACACACTGTACTCAGAACAGTTATCTGCTCCCGAGCAGGGAGCgctgagtttaattttttttgttgtttgtgctgcagaaacatgttttcCATGTTATTCAAGGCAGAACGGAAATGTTTACCTCTCTGCTCTTTTGTCTCccttctccacttcctcctcctgcatcctctcctcctcttcctcacagtCATTCTACACTCCTTTGGTGACAACCTCAGAGCCGTACGGAGTGATCTTCCCCCATCCCAGTTCCTTCTACCGAGTGCCCATGCAGGCCTTCGCCCAGCCTCACACCCCGCAAACGCAGCTGGAGCCAGTGGACCTGTCCGTCAGCAAGcgctcctcctccacctcctcctcccctccatgctcctccacctcctcccagGCCTCGCCGCCCAGCTCCCCGTCGTCCCCGTACAGCTCGGCGAGCCGCGCCTCGCCCCGCTCCCCGCTGCACTCCTCGCCCTCCCACACCCTGCCGCCGCCGCCCGCCTCCTCGCTGCCTTACCACCCCAACATGATGACTCCCCTGGTGGGCTCGGGCTCCGGGGTCATGGTGTCCCCGGTTATGGTGCCCCTCCCTGTCTTCTACCCTCCGCCCCTGCACCTGCACCAGCCCATAATAGTGAGCCCGCAGGTCACCCCCGACGACGACCACCATCCAAGCAGAGAGCGAAAGCCAGGTGTGTAGCACAAACTCACGGTTCAGTTTAACGGGATTTAGCTGGCGTTCTATGAaaaagttgtgaacaattattatcttacgtGAAATAAGTTTAAATTTGGCCAGATTGCCAAGCTAACAGTTAGTCTGAGTGATGCCAAAATTTAAGAGCAATTCATGttagctttattttataaacctttccatTCCTGTCACTTTCACATTTCTTGGGTGTtgtagcagaaatattatgatactcctgcaggaagtgccccatgTTGCACTggagctgctgccgctgctatTATAAATACCACgaaattccttcaaaataacCGTTTAAAGCAAAACTTCTGATGGGTTAAATGTTGATGAAATAACGAACCGCTATGAAGCTCTGAAGActagaattgttttaaaattactgcagtccactttggtcttggcccctcTCTGGGACTGGTCCTGCTCATTGTTGTTCATGTAACTTTGTCGTCTGTAAACAACAAAGTCCAAAGTTCTCATTTATATAAGATATTTTTCCCAAGAAGACCCTGCATGAAACACCTTCTTTAATGCTTCAGTCTTTCTGCCATCGCTTGTCAATATCAGCAAGTTTGCACAGTgtctaaatgtgtaaaataaaaaacgagTATTTGAGGCTGTAGTTTATAGTTTTGACCCATCAGCTGAGGGGTGGAAGTAGATTGGGCCATTAAGGAAGAGAGTCTTCAAGTAAGGATTGAAAAATcgtgttatttttatattaaactgTGTGACCATCTTCTAGTAGACCCAGCACTTAGTTATAAACTTTTTTCAACATCATCTGAGTTCATCAAATTCCTCATTGAGCTTTGTTAACACAGCTTGTTTAATGTGTTACCTAAGCAGTGAAACAAGCTGATAATCTGAGCTTTTGAGTTGGAATCAACTAGATATGTACGTATTAATAAGATTTACCAAAGTTATCGTGTTTTATTCAAGACTTTTTTCCTTAATGTGTCCGACTGAAAATAAGGAAGCACTTTTCATTTCCTGTGCTCTGAAAATAACCGTTTCAGCAAATTTCATGTTGTTTCggaaatatgttttatttctgcttcgTTTTCTTTGGCCAGCCGGAGGTCACCAGGAACCACATCGTTTTTTGCACTACAGACCTTTACCGAACACCTACAGGGTTGCATGCTTGAGTGCCATGGTTGTATGATGGAGTTTGGGTGTGTTCGTTTACGATAAACACCTTCTTCTGTCACGTGTTCCCAGTTCTCTCTATGAAGTCGGTGGACGGACACGACCTGCACAAGCCGATCAAGACCGAGACTCCGCCTGAACTCTGTCAGGATCAGCTGAGCAGCCACGACATCAAACCGTCCGTCAT of the Kryptolebias marmoratus isolate JLee-2015 linkage group LG3, ASM164957v2, whole genome shotgun sequence genome contains:
- the klf3 gene encoding Krueppel-like factor 3; this encodes MLMYDYPPKTDMETSFYTPLVTTSEPYGVIFPHPSSFYRVPMQAFAQPHTPQTQLEPVDLSVSKRSSSTSSSPPCSSTSSQASPPSSPSSPYSSASRASPRSPLHSSPSHTLPPPPASSLPYHPNMMTPLVGSGSGVMVSPVMVPLPVFYPPPLHLHQPIIVSPQVTPDDDHHPSRERKPVLSMKSVDGHDLHKPIKTETPPELCQDQLSSHDIKPSVIRIPPEYECNNPSVIVRTGLKHPLPAESPDSLKKRRIHRCDFSGCNKVYTKSSHLKAHRRTHTGEKPYKCMWEGCTWKFARSDELTRHFRKHTGVKPFQCPDCERSFSRSDHLALHKKRHLLV